One genomic segment of Nodularia sp. LEGE 06071 includes these proteins:
- a CDS encoding nuclear transport factor 2 family protein, with protein MKTKKANSRIFPQLISILWHRVTLIALAITFVLLIGGRFEPANASQPNAQLELQKLTTCYALGTDAIGSGNVFEGKNIYRDCFTQGAVITAVFPDGATETLIGTDAWADFVASVFQNNGYQATQHLIGTINISVQGNQGNMSSYLHATHKRSDTSIDVANGTYEDEVVKVNGRWKIQRRTLKLITFLNLSSPPNTTTNLRIPHQR; from the coding sequence ATGAAAACAAAAAAAGCAAACAGCCGCATATTTCCCCAGTTGATCTCAATTTTGTGGCATCGTGTCACCTTAATCGCCCTAGCAATTACTTTTGTGTTGCTGATTGGGGGTAGGTTTGAGCCAGCAAATGCAAGTCAACCTAACGCGCAATTGGAACTGCAAAAATTAACCACCTGTTACGCCCTGGGAACTGATGCTATTGGTAGCGGAAACGTTTTTGAAGGAAAGAATATTTATCGAGATTGTTTTACTCAGGGTGCAGTTATCACAGCGGTTTTTCCTGATGGCGCTACTGAAACCCTGATAGGAACAGATGCATGGGCAGATTTCGTTGCTTCAGTATTCCAAAATAATGGCTATCAGGCTACTCAACACCTGATTGGTACGATAAATATCTCCGTTCAAGGGAACCAAGGAAATATGTCTTCTTACCTCCATGCAACTCACAAACGTTCGGACACCAGCATTGATGTAGCTAATGGTACTTATGAGGATGAAGTTGTCAAAGTCAATGGGCGTTGGAAAATTCAACGTCGGACTCTCAAACTGATCACTTTCTTGAATCTCAGTTCTCCACCAAATACAACGACAAATCTACGTATACCCCATCAACGTTAA
- a CDS encoding ATP-binding sensor histidine kinase: MLNLTGYEINSTLHEGIQTIIYQTQIPNTQQPVILKILKNEYPTLEAFTHLKNEYQIQQGLDHPNIVKAISEETFEHRVGFLLEDFGGQSLAQLLKVKKLTLVNYLNIAIEITKALDYLHKNQIIHKDIKPSNIIINCQTDQVKLTDFGIASRLNQENTQFINPNCVEGTLAYMSPEQTGRMNRMLDYRSDFYSLGVTLYEMLTDQKPFSSEYPLEIVYSHIAVQPVNPQSLNPEIPANISAVVMKLMAKNAEDRYNSATGLLADLELCLHHLENPGEMTNFIPGRLDVLSQLLIPQKLYGRDQQVEELLATFEKVTFGTSQMMLVSGYSGIGKSALVNEINKPITRQQGYFITGKFDQLKRSVPYGPLINAFTDLIRCLLTENNQKLKAWRNQILAALGSNAQVIIDVIPEVKLIIGTQPEVPQLGATESQNRFHHVFEQFIKVFTQKAHPLVIFLDDLQWADPASLNLIKILITDVNSKYLLLIGAFRDNEVTPAHPLMKTIEDIQNAGAVVNNIVLKSLDLDNVIQLITETLQESDSIEYPAIKKHQKFRELSELIFNKTGGNPFFITQLIQVLYQEKLLHFDINSAKWQWNLAEIQAIGIIDKNVVELVVSRLEKLPKVTQDVLKLAACVGDSFSLDVLSIIHEKSASLTANHLNSALQSGLILPLSEAYRIPLVFNQEEAVNWNFDTSRVGYKFLHDRVQQAAYSLIPEFQKKLTHLKIGQLLLENTPKEEIETHIFDIVNQLNIGIISLVEQSERTELSRLNLIAGCKAKASTAYEAALKYLETGIKLLSEDAWETEYKLTLGLYNGAAEVAYLSGNFEQMQQWAEVVLQQGKTLLDKVKVYEVKMIASTVQSQQLEAIETALSILQLLGINFSHQPTASDIQQGMDEIATNLEGKAIADLINLPLMTDLNKIAAMKILMGVLPAAFQTAPAMMPIIACEMVNLSLKYGNTAVSAYGYSLYGLILCGVQGEIDSGYDFGKLAFSLVSQFNATELKAKIITVISAHILHWKEHIKETFLTSKNGYVCGLETGDLEYAGYCGYIYPYHSFWLGKELWGLEEELVAYCDSLKKIKQQVALTWNQIYLQTVINLKTYPENVYCLLGNVYNEESLLPIHQKYNDLYTINHLFINKLMLSYMFGEYCEARKNADMAEKSLGGVTGLFVVPVFYFYDSLVQLAIYPTAEESERESILQKVAANQQKMKLWATHAPMNHLHKFYLVEAERYRVLGETLAAMEYYENAIAQANENGYLQEEALAYELAGVFYQALDKELIHQTYITKAYYTYIRWGAIAKVKDLESKYAFLVEQASNTATPTLTSDMTHIATKTNTNTGLSDVLDFDTFIKFSQAITNEIVLENLLSKLIKTLLENAAAKKALLLLIKDNQLYIEASGNAVDEQVIVLQSIPIEKSHSLPLSIVNYVLRTQKIIVLNDATIAEPFDVDSYIQKWQTKSILCLPIIYKSQLTGIIYLENQLTAGAFIPERVEVLKVLVSQMAIAIENACLYAREQDKSRQLEQSLKDLQAAQIQLMQSEKMSSLGNLIAGIAHEINNPVGFISGSIEQAKDAVNDLVSYLQMYQEKFPNPGIEIAKKAVEIDIDYLLVDLPKILDSMKISTQRIRNISTSLRTFSRADTTSKLSANIHEGIDSTLLILQHRLKANHHRPAIHIIKNYGNIPKIKCYLGQLNQVFMNILANAIDALDEVVTGYSYAENQAKPAQYIKIKTKLSPNQQNVIIQIEDNGRGMTEEVQSCIFEHLFTTKSVGQGTGLGLSISQKIIEEKHGGSLICESVLGKGTEFIISMPI, encoded by the coding sequence ATGCTAAACCTGACTGGATATGAAATCAACTCCACTCTCCACGAAGGAATCCAGACTATTATCTATCAAACACAAATACCAAATACGCAACAGCCAGTTATTCTGAAAATTCTCAAAAATGAATATCCTACCCTAGAAGCCTTTACTCACCTGAAAAATGAGTATCAAATTCAGCAAGGTTTAGACCATCCCAATATAGTAAAAGCCATCAGCGAAGAAACATTCGAGCATCGTGTGGGATTCTTGCTAGAAGACTTTGGTGGTCAGTCTTTGGCACAACTGCTAAAAGTTAAAAAACTCACTTTAGTTAATTATTTAAATATTGCTATCGAAATAACTAAAGCTTTAGATTATTTACATAAAAACCAAATTATTCATAAAGATATTAAGCCCAGTAATATTATTATAAATTGCCAAACAGATCAGGTTAAACTAACTGACTTTGGTATAGCTTCCCGCCTCAATCAAGAAAATACCCAATTTATTAACCCCAATTGCGTTGAAGGTACACTTGCCTATATGTCTCCTGAACAAACTGGGAGAATGAATCGGATGCTTGACTATCGTAGTGATTTTTATTCTCTGGGTGTGACTTTATATGAAATGCTCACTGATCAAAAACCATTTTCTAGCGAATATCCCTTAGAAATAGTTTACAGTCATATTGCTGTTCAACCAGTAAACCCGCAGTCATTAAATCCAGAAATACCTGCCAACATCTCAGCAGTTGTGATGAAGTTGATGGCAAAAAATGCGGAAGATAGATATAACAGTGCGACAGGATTATTAGCAGATTTAGAGTTATGTCTTCACCATTTAGAAAATCCTGGTGAAATGACTAACTTTATTCCCGGACGTTTAGACGTATTAAGTCAGCTATTAATCCCGCAAAAATTATATGGACGTGACCAACAAGTTGAAGAACTTTTAGCCACCTTTGAAAAAGTGACATTTGGAACTAGTCAAATGATGCTAGTTTCCGGGTATTCTGGTATTGGTAAATCAGCGCTCGTTAATGAAATTAATAAACCCATCACTCGCCAACAAGGTTATTTTATTACTGGCAAATTTGACCAATTAAAACGAAGTGTTCCCTATGGGCCTTTAATTAATGCTTTTACTGACTTAATCCGCTGCTTATTAACAGAGAATAATCAAAAGCTAAAAGCATGGCGTAATCAGATTTTAGCAGCTTTAGGAAGCAATGCTCAAGTTATTATTGATGTGATTCCCGAAGTAAAATTAATTATCGGCACACAGCCGGAAGTTCCTCAACTTGGAGCAACAGAATCACAAAATCGTTTCCATCATGTTTTTGAACAGTTTATTAAAGTCTTCACTCAAAAAGCACACCCTTTAGTCATATTTTTAGATGATTTGCAATGGGCAGATCCTGCCTCATTAAATTTAATTAAAATATTAATAACTGATGTCAACAGCAAATATCTATTATTAATTGGGGCATTCCGGGATAATGAAGTAACTCCGGCGCATCCATTAATGAAAACAATAGAAGACATTCAAAATGCTGGCGCAGTCGTTAATAATATTGTGTTAAAATCTTTAGATTTAGACAATGTGATTCAGTTAATTACTGAAACTCTACAAGAAAGTGACTCTATTGAATATCCTGCTATAAAAAAACATCAAAAATTTCGGGAACTATCTGAATTAATTTTTAACAAAACTGGCGGTAATCCCTTCTTTATCACACAACTAATTCAGGTACTTTATCAAGAAAAACTCTTGCATTTCGACATAAATAGTGCTAAATGGCAATGGAACTTAGCAGAAATTCAAGCAATTGGCATTATTGATAAAAATGTAGTTGAATTGGTTGTTAGTCGGCTGGAGAAGCTACCAAAAGTCACCCAAGATGTTTTAAAATTAGCAGCTTGTGTGGGTGATAGTTTTAGTCTGGATGTTTTATCAATAATTCATGAAAAATCGGCTTCTTTGACAGCAAATCATTTGAATTCGGCTTTGCAGTCCGGATTAATCTTACCGTTAAGTGAGGCTTACCGCATTCCTTTAGTCTTTAATCAAGAAGAAGCAGTTAACTGGAATTTCGATACTTCACGGGTAGGTTATAAATTTCTACATGACAGAGTGCAACAAGCGGCTTATTCGTTGATTCCTGAATTTCAGAAAAAACTGACTCATTTAAAAATAGGTCAGTTGCTCTTGGAAAATACGCCAAAAGAGGAAATAGAAACCCATATATTTGATATTGTTAATCAGTTAAATATCGGTATTATTTCCCTGGTTGAGCAATCTGAAAGAACTGAATTATCCCGATTAAATCTAATAGCGGGATGTAAAGCTAAAGCTTCCACAGCTTATGAAGCTGCGCTGAAATACTTGGAAACCGGAATAAAACTTTTAAGTGAAGATGCTTGGGAAACCGAATATAAATTAACCCTCGGTTTATATAATGGAGCCGCAGAGGTAGCCTATCTCAGTGGTAACTTTGAGCAGATGCAGCAATGGGCTGAAGTGGTGCTGCAACAAGGCAAAACTTTATTAGATAAAGTCAAAGTCTATGAAGTCAAGATGATAGCTTCCACAGTCCAGAGCCAACAACTAGAAGCTATCGAGACTGCACTATCAATTCTGCAATTGTTAGGGATAAATTTTTCCCATCAGCCCACAGCTTCTGATATTCAGCAAGGCATGGATGAAATTGCAACTAATTTAGAAGGGAAAGCGATCGCAGATTTAATTAACTTACCATTAATGACTGACCTGAACAAGATAGCAGCCATGAAAATTTTAATGGGAGTTCTGCCGGCGGCTTTTCAAACTGCTCCAGCAATGATGCCCATTATTGCCTGTGAAATGGTCAATTTGTCTTTAAAATATGGGAATACAGCCGTATCTGCTTATGGTTACAGTCTTTATGGATTAATTCTGTGTGGAGTTCAAGGAGAAATTGATTCTGGCTATGATTTTGGCAAATTGGCTTTCAGTCTGGTATCACAATTTAATGCTACAGAACTCAAAGCTAAAATTATCACAGTTATTAGCGCCCATATTCTTCATTGGAAAGAACATATTAAAGAAACATTTTTAACATCTAAAAATGGCTACGTTTGCGGTTTAGAAACTGGAGATTTAGAATACGCTGGCTATTGTGGTTATATTTATCCTTATCATTCATTTTGGCTAGGTAAAGAACTTTGGGGTTTAGAAGAGGAACTGGTAGCTTATTGTGATTCACTCAAAAAAATTAAGCAACAAGTAGCTTTAACGTGGAATCAAATATATTTACAAACAGTGATCAATTTGAAAACTTATCCAGAAAATGTCTATTGTTTATTAGGTAATGTATACAATGAGGAAAGTCTGCTGCCAATTCATCAGAAATATAACGACCTTTATACAATTAATCATTTATTTATTAATAAGCTGATGCTCTCTTATATGTTTGGAGAGTATTGTGAAGCTAGAAAAAATGCAGACATGGCAGAAAAATCGTTAGGTGGAGTCACAGGGCTATTTGTTGTACCTGTGTTTTATTTCTATGATTCTTTAGTCCAATTAGCTATTTATCCTACTGCTGAAGAGTCTGAGCGAGAGTCTATTTTGCAAAAAGTAGCAGCTAATCAGCAAAAAATGAAACTCTGGGCTACTCACGCCCCGATGAATCACTTACACAAATTTTATCTTGTGGAGGCAGAAAGATATCGAGTTTTAGGTGAAACCCTGGCAGCAATGGAATACTATGAAAATGCTATTGCTCAAGCAAACGAAAATGGTTATCTCCAAGAAGAAGCCTTGGCTTATGAGTTAGCTGGAGTATTTTATCAAGCTCTAGACAAAGAATTAATTCATCAAACGTATATTACTAAAGCGTATTATACATATATTCGTTGGGGTGCGATCGCTAAAGTTAAAGACTTAGAATCAAAGTATGCTTTCCTAGTAGAACAAGCCAGCAATACCGCCACTCCTACTTTAACATCAGATATGACCCACATTGCTACTAAAACTAATACCAATACTGGTTTGAGCGATGTTCTAGATTTTGATACATTTATCAAGTTTTCTCAAGCGATTACTAATGAGATCGTTTTAGAAAATCTCTTGAGTAAGTTAATTAAAACTTTACTAGAAAATGCTGCTGCCAAGAAAGCTTTATTATTGCTAATTAAAGATAATCAACTTTATATAGAAGCTTCTGGAAATGCGGTTGATGAGCAAGTAATAGTTTTACAATCTATTCCTATTGAGAAATCCCACAGCTTACCTCTTTCTATCGTCAATTACGTTTTGAGGACGCAGAAAATCATTGTTTTAAATGACGCAACGATTGCTGAACCCTTTGATGTTGATAGCTATATTCAAAAATGGCAAACTAAATCAATTCTTTGTTTACCAATTATTTATAAATCCCAACTTACAGGTATTATTTATTTAGAAAACCAGTTGACAGCCGGAGCGTTTATTCCAGAAAGAGTAGAAGTCTTAAAAGTTTTAGTTTCTCAAATGGCTATCGCTATAGAAAATGCCTGCTTGTATGCTAGAGAACAAGATAAATCTCGACAATTAGAACAATCTTTGAAAGATTTACAAGCAGCACAAATACAACTTATGCAAAGTGAAAAAATGTCTTCCTTGGGCAATTTAATTGCCGGAATAGCGCACGAAATTAATAACCCAGTTGGTTTTATTTCAGGTAGTATCGAACAAGCCAAAGATGCTGTAAATGATTTAGTCAGCTATCTACAAATGTACCAAGAAAAATTTCCGAATCCTGGCATAGAAATTGCCAAAAAAGCGGTAGAAATAGATATAGACTATCTGCTAGTAGATTTACCCAAAATCCTTGATAGTATGAAAATCAGTACACAACGCATCCGCAACATTAGCACTTCGCTTCGTACTTTTTCCCGTGCTGATACTACATCTAAATTATCAGCTAATATCCATGAAGGCATTGATAGCACTTTATTGATTTTACAACATCGCCTCAAAGCTAATCATCATCGTCCGGCTATTCACATTATTAAAAATTATGGAAATATTCCCAAAATCAAATGCTATTTAGGACAATTAAATCAGGTATTTATGAATATATTGGCAAATGCTATTGATGCTTTAGATGAAGTAGTTACTGGTTATAGTTATGCAGAGAACCAAGCTAAACCTGCTCAATACATCAAAATTAAGACTAAATTATCTCCAAACCAGCAAAATGTAATTATTCAAATCGAAGATAATGGTAGAGGAATGACAGAAGAAGTTCAATCATGTATTTTTGAGCATTTATTTACTACTAAATCCGTGGGACAAGGGACAGGATTAGGATTATCTATCAGTCAAAAAATTATAGAAGAAAAGCACGGTGGTAGTTTGATTTGTGAGTCAGTTTTAGGAAAAGGCACGGAATTTATTATTTCTATGCCTATATAG
- a CDS encoding DMT family transporter yields the protein MRSHSTFLSRNIIQLISLMEIKNSLHLKGIILLILVNVISATTFPLTKDIVTSLSPSALIASRFVIAAGVFSLNLRNINALLFRDGTLLGLLLFFFLAIETIALKTIPANRAAFIGSLNVLIVPLLGWLSGKPILLKTFLASVVAVIGIGIMFWEGGELGIGDLLMFVDAFVYAVYILFLERVASRHPTLTLTSVQLFFIAALALLWNNTQILHEFEVIQQHWGAILYLGLLATAAVIWLQTLAQQWVSSEETALLYTLEPLFATIFSFWLLGEHLGLRGLIGAILVLAALLISQSPQKIEPEVKVEVQSS from the coding sequence ATGCGATCGCATTCAACATTTTTGTCAAGAAACATTATTCAATTAATTAGTTTAATGGAAATTAAAAATTCCTTGCATTTAAAAGGAATAATCCTGCTTATCCTTGTTAATGTAATTAGCGCTACAACTTTTCCATTAACTAAAGACATCGTTACTAGCCTTTCACCAAGCGCATTAATTGCTTCACGCTTTGTGATCGCAGCAGGGGTTTTTAGCCTAAATTTACGTAATATCAACGCACTTTTATTTCGTGATGGTACATTACTAGGACTTTTGCTGTTCTTTTTCTTAGCGATAGAAACCATTGCACTCAAAACTATACCAGCAAACCGGGCGGCATTCATTGGCAGTTTGAACGTACTCATCGTCCCGCTACTAGGATGGCTGAGTGGTAAGCCCATACTGTTGAAAACTTTCCTAGCCTCTGTAGTAGCTGTGATCGGTATTGGGATCATGTTTTGGGAAGGGGGAGAACTAGGAATTGGCGATTTATTGATGTTCGTTGATGCTTTTGTCTATGCAGTCTACATACTTTTCCTAGAGCGAGTCGCCTCCCGTCACCCCACCTTAACACTCACTAGTGTTCAACTTTTCTTCATTGCGGCGCTAGCGTTACTCTGGAATAACACGCAAATTCTTCACGAATTTGAAGTAATTCAACAGCACTGGGGAGCAATTCTCTACTTAGGGCTATTAGCAACGGCGGCTGTCATCTGGCTGCAAACATTGGCACAGCAATGGGTTTCATCTGAAGAAACGGCCTTACTCTATACACTTGAGCCATTATTCGCGACAATTTTCTCATTTTGGCTACTGGGAGAACATCTAGGACTACGCGGTCTAATTGGCGCGATTCTTGTCTTAGCAGCTCTGCTGATTAGTCAAAGCCCTCAAAAGATAGAGCCGGAAGTAAAAGTTGAAGTACAGAGCAGTTAA
- a CDS encoding phenylpyruvate tautomerase MIF-related protein — protein sequence MPLIKVQTSVSAPQKADVETMLKNLSSKLAKHLGKPESYVMTAFEPNISMTFAGTTDPVCYVEIKSIGTMQPDQTKAMSQDFCQQIHQTLGVPENRIYLEFADAKATMWGWNGSTFG from the coding sequence ATGCCTTTAATCAAAGTCCAAACTTCTGTATCTGCGCCCCAAAAAGCCGATGTTGAGACAATGCTAAAGAACTTATCCAGCAAATTAGCAAAACATCTGGGTAAACCTGAATCTTACGTCATGACAGCTTTTGAACCAAATATTTCTATGACCTTTGCCGGGACTACAGACCCCGTTTGCTATGTTGAAATTAAAAGTATCGGCACAATGCAGCCAGACCAAACCAAAGCCATGAGTCAGGACTTTTGCCAGCAGATTCACCAAACTTTAGGCGTACCAGAAAATCGGATTTATCTAGAATTTGCGGATGCTAAAGCTACAATGTGGGGTTGGAATGGTTCAACATTTGGTTAA
- the cobM gene encoding precorrin-4 C(11)-methyltransferase has product MKNNVDIMPSTVYIVGAGPGDPDLLTVKAQKLLAVADVILFADSLIPEEILHLCREDAEIIRTANKTLEEILALMIEGVRSHKSVVRLHSGDPSLYSAIHEQMQLLAEANIPFEVIPGISAFQAAAAKLKIELTVPGLVQTIILTRISGRTQVPPTEELATLAAHQASLCLYLSARHIENAQAKLLEHYPAETPIAICFRIGWPDEKIIVVPLNQMAECTQEENLIRTTLYVISPALSATKGRSCLYHPEHSHIFRSSHH; this is encoded by the coding sequence ATGAAAAACAATGTAGATATTATGCCTTCAACAGTTTACATTGTGGGAGCAGGGCCAGGAGACCCGGATTTATTAACAGTCAAAGCCCAGAAACTGCTGGCTGTGGCGGATGTAATTTTATTTGCTGATTCTTTAATCCCAGAGGAGATTTTGCATTTATGCCGAGAGGATGCAGAAATTATTCGGACTGCCAATAAGACTTTAGAGGAAATTCTAGCGTTGATGATCGAAGGAGTGCGATCGCATAAATCTGTCGTTCGTCTTCATTCGGGAGATCCCAGTCTTTACAGCGCCATCCATGAGCAAATGCAACTCCTAGCCGAGGCTAATATTCCCTTTGAAGTTATCCCCGGTATTAGCGCCTTTCAAGCCGCAGCCGCCAAACTCAAAATAGAATTAACTGTTCCCGGCTTAGTACAAACCATCATTCTCACCCGCATCAGTGGACGGACACAAGTCCCACCGACAGAAGAATTAGCCACCCTCGCCGCACATCAAGCTAGTCTTTGTCTGTATCTGAGTGCGCGTCACATTGAAAACGCCCAAGCCAAACTTCTCGAACACTACCCAGCCGAAACCCCAATTGCGATTTGCTTTCGCATCGGCTGGCCTGATGAAAAAATCATCGTTGTCCCCCTCAACCAGATGGCAGAATGTACCCAGGAAGAAAACCTCATACGTACCACACTTTACGTCATTAGTCCAGCACTTTCAGCGACAAAAGGGCGATCGTGTTTATATCATCCAGAACATAGCCATATATTTCGCTCATCGCATCATTAG
- the lgt gene encoding prolipoprotein diacylglyceryl transferase yields the protein MILDISTLPLAFQFTSPGPIIVDIGPISIRWYGLLIATAVLIGVSLSQYLAKHRNVNPELLSDLSIWLVIGAIPAARLYYVLFQWSEYSQRPERIIAIWQGGIAIHGAMIGGILAALIFAKINQVSFWQLADLIAPSVILGQAIGRWGNFFNSEAFGRPTDLPWKLYIPPQNRPPALANFEYFHPTFLYESLWNLLVFALLITLFFRSLSGQPRLRVGTLFLTYVVAYSCGRLWIEGFRIDSLMLGPLRIAQVVSLTGILVGLAGLAWLYLVKRSLPDVVSPPRGDEGMRG from the coding sequence ATGATACTGGATATTTCCACTTTGCCTTTAGCGTTTCAATTTACCTCTCCAGGCCCGATTATCGTGGACATCGGGCCAATAAGTATCCGTTGGTATGGCTTATTGATTGCTACAGCCGTGTTAATCGGTGTGAGCCTTTCTCAGTATTTGGCAAAGCACCGTAATGTTAACCCAGAATTGCTCAGTGATTTATCAATTTGGCTAGTGATTGGGGCGATTCCCGCAGCCCGGTTGTATTATGTTTTATTTCAATGGTCTGAATACTCCCAGCGCCCAGAACGCATAATTGCTATTTGGCAAGGAGGTATTGCCATTCACGGAGCGATGATTGGTGGTATTTTAGCAGCATTAATCTTTGCCAAAATTAATCAGGTGTCTTTTTGGCAACTGGCTGATTTAATTGCTCCTTCCGTGATTTTAGGGCAAGCAATTGGACGTTGGGGAAATTTCTTTAACTCCGAAGCTTTTGGTCGTCCCACTGATTTACCTTGGAAGCTATATATTCCACCCCAAAATCGTCCTCCAGCCTTAGCTAATTTTGAATACTTCCATCCCACATTTCTCTACGAATCGCTGTGGAATTTACTAGTATTTGCCTTGCTAATCACTTTATTTTTTCGCAGTTTATCTGGACAGCCACGCTTGCGCGTAGGGACGCTATTTTTAACTTATGTGGTAGCTTATAGCTGCGGTCGCCTGTGGATTGAAGGTTTTCGGATTGATAGCTTAATGCTGGGGCCGCTTCGCATTGCACAAGTTGTGAGTTTAACGGGTATTCTTGTGGGATTAGCTGGGTTAGCTTGGCTGTATTTAGTTAAACGCTCTTTACCTGATGTGGTTTCGCCACCGAGAGGAGATGAAGGAATGAGGGGATGA
- the coaD gene encoding pantetheine-phosphate adenylyltransferase, protein MIAIYPGSFDPITLGHLDIIQRGSRLFDLVIVAVLRNPHKIPLFTVQERLDQIRRTTKHLSNVEVDGFDGLTVNYAQQRQAQVLLRGLRAISDFEVELQMAHTNNTISTQIETVFLATSNEYSFLSSSVVKEIARFGGSVDHLVPQQIALDIYKCYNHTSPMANPTTTEAIPPLKSLPTEREA, encoded by the coding sequence GTGATTGCTATTTACCCTGGCAGCTTTGACCCCATCACTTTAGGTCACCTTGATATCATTCAGCGTGGTAGTCGGCTGTTTGACTTGGTGATTGTGGCTGTATTGCGAAATCCTCACAAAATACCTCTGTTTACTGTGCAGGAAAGATTAGATCAGATTCGCCGCACCACCAAACATCTCTCTAATGTGGAAGTAGACGGTTTTGACGGTCTGACTGTCAATTATGCCCAGCAACGACAAGCACAGGTTTTATTGCGGGGTTTACGAGCAATTTCCGACTTTGAAGTTGAGCTGCAAATGGCTCATACTAATAACACTATTTCAACTCAAATAGAAACAGTTTTTTTAGCCACATCGAATGAGTATAGTTTTTTAAGTAGTAGTGTGGTAAAAGAGATTGCAAGGTTTGGTGGATCTGTTGATCATCTTGTTCCCCAACAAATTGCCCTAGATATATACAAATGCTACAATCACACATCTCCAATGGCCAACCCAACGACAACGGAAGCTATCCCCCCTCTGAAGAGTCTCCCAACGGAACGGGAAGCGTAA
- a CDS encoding DivIVA domain-containing protein: protein MLQSHISNGQPNDNGSYPPSEESPNGTGSVSILQELNRLEDLILYGFRVPLTGRTLVDEDKLIEQIDFIRISLPAIFQEAAILLQQKDEVLLEAEEYGQQVIEAAQAKRAQILAESDIIRQVELEAEQLRRQVQQECEAMMQATLIEIDQKRRSCQEEMEELRQTAIAQAQNIENGADEYADSVLDGIEQDLKDMLRIITNGRQQLRQDMPPQRHSHPPKKK from the coding sequence ATGCTACAATCACACATCTCCAATGGCCAACCCAACGACAACGGAAGCTATCCCCCCTCTGAAGAGTCTCCCAACGGAACGGGAAGCGTAAGTATTCTCCAGGAACTCAATCGTTTAGAGGATTTGATTCTCTATGGGTTTCGTGTTCCTCTGACTGGGCGCACTCTGGTAGATGAAGACAAGCTAATTGAACAGATCGATTTCATTCGGATTTCTTTACCAGCGATTTTTCAGGAAGCAGCCATCCTCTTGCAACAAAAGGATGAGGTGTTGCTGGAAGCTGAAGAATATGGCCAGCAAGTTATTGAGGCTGCCCAAGCCAAGCGAGCGCAAATTTTGGCGGAAAGCGATATCATCAGACAGGTAGAGCTGGAAGCTGAACAGTTGCGGCGACAAGTCCAGCAGGAGTGTGAGGCGATGATGCAAGCCACTCTGATTGAAATTGACCAGAAGCGGCGTAGCTGTCAAGAAGAGATGGAGGAATTGCGACAAACTGCGATCGCACAAGCTCAAAATATTGAAAATGGCGCTGATGAATACGCTGATAGTGTCCTGGATGGTATCGAACAAGACCTGAAGGATATGTTACGTATTATTACAAATGGACGGCAACAATTACGACAAGATATGCCACCACAGCGTCATTCTCACCCTCCTAAGAAGAAGTAG